One segment of Ancylothrix sp. D3o DNA contains the following:
- a CDS encoding DUF6816 family protein produces MKQIFSSLLLALLLFLSTATQASAGPLTERIAQFPNWESKPLLKAAKGDLIYPEWITGTWEATSTLVEMIAPLAPKIVTPGFETNRKYINIPVTFMVRFQPALTSSNSEKSRFIQSEIVADRAFNGLNIAEAYLGKEAVLNVKVDPNSPNRQITFLRGDRQLISTVTARQSETENTRFVATEVSQQVFQTGPRIYLNEVETTTSYTPPQPPDSKISAQQITAIYLSPQDPDYFAAGNKPVALYYYTLELVPQPF; encoded by the coding sequence ATGAAGCAAATATTTTCCAGCTTATTATTAGCCTTACTGCTGTTTCTTTCAACTGCAACTCAAGCAAGTGCCGGCCCATTAACTGAGCGCATTGCTCAATTTCCTAACTGGGAAAGTAAACCCCTGCTAAAAGCCGCCAAAGGAGATTTAATTTATCCAGAATGGATAACCGGCACTTGGGAAGCCACCAGCACATTAGTAGAAATGATTGCCCCTTTAGCCCCAAAAATAGTAACTCCGGGGTTTGAAACTAACCGAAAATATATTAATATTCCTGTGACTTTTATGGTGCGGTTTCAACCGGCCCTCACTTCTTCCAATTCCGAAAAATCTCGTTTTATTCAAAGTGAAATAGTAGCAGATCGCGCTTTTAATGGCTTGAATATTGCCGAGGCTTATCTGGGAAAAGAGGCAGTTTTAAATGTCAAAGTTGACCCCAATTCCCCTAACAGACAAATCACCTTTTTACGCGGCGACCGGCAACTTATTTCTACCGTCACAGCTAGACAAAGTGAGACAGAAAACACCCGTTTTGTCGCTACAGAAGTGAGCCAACAAGTTTTTCAAACCGGCCCCCGAATTTATCTCAACGAAGTTGAAACCACCACCAGCTATACACCACCGCAACCACCAGACTCAAAAATTAGCGCACAACAGATAACTGCAATTTACCTTTCTCCGCAAGACCCCGATTATTTCGCCGCAGGTAACAAGCCAGTAGCACTTTATTATTATACTTTAGAACTTGTGCCCCAGCCATTTTAG
- a CDS encoding site-2 protease family protein, translating into MIFSLILVLGLLTYIILQRTVAPVTATPVWLLWLVMMTPAFLWSAWVLVYGENKPIPPLLMLVPFVLCPTIYLWLVQRGRLPETRSAATDESNVEKTLQTPAEHTVPLRPISQAEETQLRECFPWSVYFLQNLEYRPQAVICWGHLRSNPEEAYGVIGENINKIFGDRFLLVFRENLNGKPFFALVPNPYQESAAENSLELNRPFLAFALFLLSLFTTTVVGAQMAGVSAKSQSLNLGILQLGLPYALALMGIFGVYAVSRFFVARHYRLRSTLPYFIPIPFFLGTLGAFISIRSPVPHRKALFDLSVSGPVLSLLLSLPLLLWGLAHSQVVALGEDVGLFNFDKVNPRFSLLFALLSKLMLGAALTADKAIDLHPVGVAGYVGLVITAFYLMPVGQLDGGHIVHAMFGHRTAAIIGQFSRFLLLILSVVQRELLLWALLLFLIPIRDEPALNDVTELDNKRDLLGLVMLGLLLLIILPLPKFLLNVLQFS; encoded by the coding sequence ATGATTTTCTCTTTAATCCTGGTTTTAGGACTGCTTACTTATATTATTTTGCAGCGGACGGTGGCGCCGGTGACGGCTACCCCGGTTTGGCTTTTGTGGTTGGTGATGATGACTCCAGCTTTTTTGTGGAGTGCTTGGGTGTTGGTGTACGGTGAAAATAAACCGATTCCACCCTTGCTGATGCTGGTGCCATTTGTGCTTTGTCCGACTATTTATTTGTGGTTGGTTCAGCGGGGCCGGTTGCCAGAAACTCGCTCGGCTGCAACGGATGAGTCGAATGTAGAAAAAACTCTCCAGACTCCTGCTGAGCATACTGTGCCTTTACGTCCCATTTCCCAAGCGGAAGAAACGCAGTTACGAGAGTGTTTTCCTTGGTCGGTTTATTTTTTACAAAATCTGGAATACCGGCCTCAAGCGGTGATTTGTTGGGGTCATTTACGCAGTAATCCAGAAGAAGCTTATGGGGTTATTGGGGAAAATATTAATAAGATTTTTGGCGACAGGTTTTTGTTGGTTTTTCGAGAAAATTTGAATGGTAAACCGTTTTTTGCTTTGGTTCCTAATCCTTATCAAGAATCGGCGGCGGAGAATTCTCTGGAGTTAAACCGGCCTTTTTTAGCTTTTGCCTTGTTTTTACTTTCGCTGTTTACGACAACGGTTGTCGGTGCACAAATGGCTGGGGTATCAGCTAAAAGTCAGTCGTTAAATCTGGGGATTTTGCAGTTAGGTTTACCCTATGCTTTGGCTTTAATGGGAATTTTTGGGGTTTATGCGGTTTCGCGCTTTTTTGTGGCGCGTCATTACCGGTTGCGTTCAACTTTGCCTTATTTTATTCCGATTCCTTTTTTCTTGGGAACTTTGGGCGCTTTTATTTCCATTCGTTCGCCGGTTCCTCACCGCAAGGCTTTGTTTGATTTGAGTGTATCGGGGCCGGTTTTAAGTTTGCTGTTGAGTTTACCTTTGCTTTTGTGGGGGTTAGCTCATTCGCAGGTGGTGGCTTTGGGTGAGGATGTGGGATTGTTTAATTTTGATAAAGTTAATCCCCGTTTTTCTTTATTGTTTGCTCTTTTGAGTAAGTTGATGTTAGGCGCGGCTTTAACTGCGGATAAGGCTATTGATTTGCATCCGGTGGGCGTTGCTGGTTATGTGGGTTTGGTGATTACGGCGTTTTATTTGATGCCGGTTGGTCAGTTGGATGGGGGGCATATTGTTCATGCTATGTTTGGGCATCGAACGGCGGCTATTATTGGTCAATTTTCTCGGTTTTTGTTGTTAATTTTGTCGGTGGTTCAGCGCGAGTTGTTATTATGGGCTTTGCTGTTGTTTTTGATTCCTATTCGGGATGAACCGGCCCTTAATGATGTGACAGAGTTGGATAATAAACGTGATTTGTTGGGGCTAGTGATGTTGGGTTTGTTACTTTTGATTATTTTGCCCTTGCCTAAGTTTTTGTTAAATGTTTTGCAGTTTTCTTGA
- a CDS encoding malic enzyme-like NAD(P)-binding protein: MVDLTPTPSFSLTIRLQLPNRAGMLANVTHAIASVGGNLGQIDLIEQTRQVSLREITVDATCDEHIEAIVNAVKALEDVQVLKVYDRTFHLHRGGKISIHSKMHLKTQAELAMAYTPGVGRICKAIAEDPQQVYKLTIKQNTVAIVTDGSAVLGLGNLGPEAAMPVMEGKAMLFKEFAGIDAFPICLATQNTDEIVQTVKNLAPVFGGVNLEDIAAPRCFEIESRLRQELDIPIFHDDQHGTAIVTLAALVNALKVVNKAMAEVAIVINGAGAAGIAIARLLQKAGAEKIVICDSKGILSKSRSDLNPEKQQFAVEQTGLLADALIGADVFIGVSAPGVLTPEMVRSMAKERIVFAMANPIPEIQPELVATEVAVMATGRSDYANQINNVLAFPGLFRGALDCRAATLTTTMYLEAAMAIASLINPSELHREYIVPSVFDERVATAVAGAVQKAARTEGVARS; encoded by the coding sequence ATGGTAGACCTAACTCCGACCCCCAGTTTTAGTTTAACGATTCGCTTGCAACTCCCCAACCGCGCTGGAATGCTGGCCAACGTCACTCACGCTATTGCCTCGGTTGGCGGCAACTTGGGCCAAATTGATTTAATCGAGCAAACTCGACAAGTTTCTCTTCGGGAAATTACGGTTGATGCGACTTGTGACGAACACATTGAGGCTATTGTTAACGCTGTTAAAGCCTTAGAAGATGTGCAAGTCTTGAAAGTTTATGATCGGACTTTTCATCTGCATCGTGGCGGAAAAATTAGCATCCACAGCAAAATGCACCTGAAAACTCAGGCAGAATTAGCTATGGCTTATACTCCGGGTGTGGGCCGTATTTGTAAGGCAATTGCTGAAGATCCGCAACAGGTTTATAAACTCACGATTAAACAAAATACTGTTGCTATTGTTACTGATGGTAGTGCGGTTTTGGGCCTTGGCAATTTGGGCCCAGAGGCGGCGATGCCGGTGATGGAAGGCAAGGCGATGTTGTTTAAAGAGTTTGCCGGTATTGATGCGTTTCCGATTTGTTTGGCAACTCAAAATACAGACGAAATTGTGCAAACGGTGAAAAATTTGGCGCCGGTTTTTGGCGGGGTGAATTTAGAAGATATTGCGGCACCGCGATGTTTTGAAATTGAATCTCGTCTGCGTCAAGAGTTGGATATTCCTATTTTTCACGATGACCAACATGGGACGGCAATTGTGACGCTGGCGGCGTTGGTTAATGCGCTTAAAGTTGTAAATAAGGCAATGGCTGAGGTGGCAATTGTTATTAATGGTGCCGGTGCGGCTGGCATTGCTATTGCACGTTTACTGCAAAAAGCTGGAGCCGAAAAAATTGTCATTTGCGATTCTAAGGGGATTTTGTCGAAGAGCCGGTCTGACCTGAATCCAGAAAAACAGCAATTTGCGGTGGAACAAACTGGCTTGCTGGCGGATGCGCTAATTGGTGCTGATGTGTTTATTGGGGTAAGCGCGCCGGGGGTTTTGACTCCGGAGATGGTACGCTCTATGGCAAAAGAGCGCATTGTTTTTGCGATGGCTAATCCGATTCCTGAAATTCAGCCGGAGTTGGTGGCGACGGAAGTGGCGGTGATGGCTACCGGTCGCAGTGATTATGCTAACCAAATTAATAATGTTTTGGCGTTTCCGGGGCTGTTTCGCGGTGCTCTTGATTGTCGCGCTGCTACGCTGACTACAACGATGTATCTGGAAGCGGCGATGGCTATTGCTTCTTTGATTAATCCTTCGGAGTTGCACCGCGAGTATATAGTGCCTTCGGTTTTTGATGAGCGGGTGGCAACTGCTGTGGCCGGTGCTGTTCAAAAAGCGGCTCGTACTGAAGGTGTTGCTCGGTCGTAG
- a CDS encoding PhoH family protein, with the protein MTESKTISLPNIESAIALAGNREENLKTLSKQTGATLVLRGQDLLITGTANQIQLCCRLVSSLEDFWKHGKSITNVDILTARHALDTNRQDELQDLRGDVLARNRRGDEIRAKTFRQRQYVQAVRTHDLTFCIGPAGTGKTYLAAVLAVQALLSNQYERLILTRPAVEAGERLGFLPGDLQQKVNPYLRPLYDALHEFIDPEKIANLMERGIVEVAPLAYMRGRTLSNAFVILDEAQNTTPAQMKMVLTRLGFNSRMVVTGDLTQTDLPLHQASGLSVSQKILEKVEGIAFCYLGKGDVVRHPLVQRIVAAYEEHEKT; encoded by the coding sequence ATGACAGAAAGCAAAACCATTTCCTTACCCAACATAGAAAGTGCCATCGCCCTCGCCGGCAACCGCGAAGAAAACCTCAAAACCCTCTCCAAACAAACCGGCGCCACCCTCGTCCTGCGCGGCCAAGACTTGCTGATCACCGGCACCGCAAATCAAATTCAACTTTGTTGCCGGCTTGTCTCCTCGCTTGAGGACTTCTGGAAACACGGCAAAAGCATCACCAATGTAGACATTCTCACCGCCCGCCACGCCCTCGACACCAACCGCCAAGACGAACTCCAAGACTTGCGCGGCGACGTCCTCGCCCGAAACCGCCGAGGCGACGAAATACGCGCGAAAACCTTTCGCCAGCGTCAATATGTCCAAGCCGTCCGCACCCACGACCTCACCTTTTGTATTGGCCCAGCCGGCACCGGCAAAACCTATCTCGCCGCTGTGCTCGCTGTCCAAGCCTTGCTCAGCAATCAATACGAACGACTTATTTTAACCCGCCCCGCCGTCGAGGCCGGTGAAAGACTAGGCTTTTTACCAGGCGACTTACAACAAAAAGTTAACCCCTATCTGCGCCCCCTCTATGATGCCCTTCACGAATTCATAGACCCCGAAAAAATCGCAAACCTCATGGAACGCGGCATCGTCGAAGTCGCGCCCCTGGCTTATATGCGCGGACGCACCCTCAGTAACGCTTTTGTGATTTTAGATGAAGCCCAAAACACAACGCCGGCACAAATGAAAATGGTGTTAACTCGTCTCGGTTTTAATTCCCGAATGGTAGTAACAGGCGACCTCACCCAAACCGACTTACCGCTGCATCAAGCCTCCGGTTTATCCGTTTCTCAAAAAATCCTCGAAAAAGTCGAAGGAATAGCCTTTTGCTATCTCGGTAAAGGCGATGTTGTCCGCCATCCCCTAGTTCAGCGCATTGTCGCCGCCTACGAAGAGCACGAAAAAACCTAA
- a CDS encoding MBL fold metallo-hydrolase — protein MSKQPQAVLDTIFAFSPNRDTLGATAYLIVENRGNILIDSPALDDTNLEFLQQQGGVKGLFITHRGAIGKAEKLSQILGCEVIISEQEAYLLPETKVTTFREEYNLSETAKLIWTPGHSPGSSCLYHSSNGGVLFTGRHIIPNQKGEPVPLKTSKTFHWPRQLQNVQKLLNSFSADTLSYICPGANTGYLRGQKAITSAYERLAIVPVGG, from the coding sequence ATGTCCAAGCAACCACAGGCCGTCCTTGATACAATTTTTGCGTTTTCACCCAATCGGGACACCTTGGGAGCAACAGCCTATCTCATTGTAGAAAATAGAGGTAACATCCTCATAGACTCTCCCGCCCTAGATGACACCAACCTCGAATTTTTGCAACAACAAGGCGGAGTCAAGGGGCTGTTTATCACCCACCGAGGAGCCATAGGCAAAGCGGAAAAACTCAGCCAAATTCTCGGCTGCGAAGTGATCATCTCCGAACAAGAAGCCTACCTCCTGCCAGAAACAAAAGTAACCACCTTCCGCGAAGAATACAATCTTAGTGAAACCGCCAAGCTGATTTGGACACCCGGACACTCTCCGGGGTCATCCTGTTTGTACCATAGCAGCAACGGCGGAGTTTTATTTACAGGCCGGCACATCATACCCAACCAAAAAGGCGAGCCGGTGCCCCTGAAAACCTCAAAAACTTTTCATTGGCCCAGGCAATTACAAAACGTCCAAAAACTCCTAAACAGTTTTAGCGCTGACACCCTTAGTTACATTTGTCCGGGTGCAAATACCGGCTATTTACGCGGTCAAAAAGCCATTACCTCTGCCTATGAACGGTTGGCTATCGTGCCGGTGGGTGGCTAG
- a CDS encoding KH domain-containing protein — protein sequence MPENQRLPAGENYTGLVQFLIEPFLESPESLKIDCEILPSKPRVWIRLAIDGEDKGRVFGRGGRNIQAIRTVLEASARSNGQTLYLDIYGSGSERRESPPPSESRVPPSRPSRPPSRRPEFPSRSSPKFRTP from the coding sequence ATGCCTGAAAATCAACGATTGCCAGCTGGTGAAAACTACACCGGCTTGGTACAGTTTCTCATCGAGCCCTTTTTAGAAAGCCCTGAGTCTCTGAAAATCGATTGCGAAATCTTGCCCAGCAAGCCCCGCGTTTGGATACGCCTCGCCATTGACGGCGAAGACAAAGGGCGCGTATTTGGTCGCGGCGGTCGCAACATCCAAGCGATCCGCACCGTATTAGAAGCCTCGGCCCGATCCAATGGCCAGACGCTTTATCTCGATATCTACGGCAGTGGATCAGAACGGCGCGAAAGTCCTCCTCCATCGGAAAGTCGAGTGCCACCGTCACGGCCCTCCAGACCTCCCTCTCGCCGGCCAGAATTCCCCAGCCGGTCTTCACCGAAATTTCGGACTCCTTAA
- a CDS encoding SRPBCC domain-containing protein translates to MASVYVEIEISAPRERVWQVLMAKQRWKEWNSFLFDCDASLPFQTGEVVCLGFRRHPGESETLITPVCSRVQRNVCLAWISEIPGFRSQQVFELQEIGVGRTKYTHRQEFSGFLCRVFFPFIRQDEQKAMLRMARELKRFVEREF, encoded by the coding sequence ATGGCGAGTGTGTATGTTGAAATTGAGATAAGTGCCCCCAGGGAGAGGGTTTGGCAGGTTTTGATGGCCAAGCAACGCTGGAAAGAATGGAATTCTTTTTTATTTGACTGTGATGCTTCGCTGCCATTTCAAACAGGGGAAGTGGTGTGTTTAGGCTTTCGCCGGCATCCGGGCGAGTCGGAAACCCTGATCACCCCCGTCTGTAGCAGAGTCCAGCGCAATGTTTGTTTAGCATGGATCTCAGAAATTCCGGGGTTTCGCAGCCAGCAGGTTTTTGAGTTACAAGAAATTGGCGTGGGTCGGACAAAATACACCCACCGGCAGGAGTTTTCTGGTTTTTTGTGCAGAGTGTTTTTTCCTTTTATTCGTCAAGATGAACAAAAGGCGATGTTGCGAATGGCACGGGAGTTGAAGCGGTTTGTAGAGCGAGAATTTTAA
- the trmFO gene encoding FADH(2)-oxidizing methylenetetrahydrofolate--tRNA-(uracil(54)-C(5))-methyltransferase TrmFO, producing MSDIKPIKVFGGGLAGTEAAWQIARAGVPVILYEMRPNFLSPAHHTSELAELVCSNSFGAKATDRAAGLLHEELRRLGSIIIGKADNHSVPAGGALAVDRAVFSKDLTETLANHPLIELRREEVRSIPEDDLVVLTTGPLTSHDLAEDLRAFTGLEYMSFFDAASPIVLGESINFDVAFRASRYDKGDADYVNCPMNKEQYLHFWQELCKAEQAELKDFERETAKFFEACLPIEEMAKRGEDTMRYGPLKPVGLTDERTGERFYAVVQLRQEDKAGQLWNMVGFQTNLRWGEQKRVFSLIPGLENADFVRMGVMHRNTFINAPELLFSTLQFKKKPTILAAGQLTGTEGYTAAAAGGWLAGTNAARLALGKEVLQLPVTTMMGSLFEFISSASVKHFQPMPPNFGILPELGVKIRNKQERYGAYRDRSLADLESWKAAVAG from the coding sequence ATGAGCGATATAAAACCAATTAAAGTTTTTGGCGGTGGGCTGGCTGGAACTGAGGCGGCGTGGCAAATTGCACGGGCTGGGGTGCCGGTGATTTTGTATGAAATGCGGCCAAATTTTCTGAGTCCGGCACATCATACAAGTGAATTGGCGGAGTTGGTTTGCAGTAATTCTTTTGGCGCAAAAGCAACGGATCGTGCTGCCGGTTTGCTGCATGAAGAATTACGTCGGCTGGGTTCGATTATTATTGGCAAGGCTGATAATCATTCGGTGCCGGCTGGGGGTGCTTTGGCGGTGGATCGAGCAGTTTTTAGTAAAGATTTAACGGAAACTTTGGCAAATCATCCTTTAATTGAATTGCGGCGCGAAGAGGTGCGATCTATTCCTGAAGATGATCTTGTGGTGTTAACCACCGGCCCCCTAACCAGTCACGATTTAGCGGAAGATTTACGCGCTTTTACCGGCCTGGAATACATGAGTTTTTTTGATGCTGCAAGTCCGATTGTTCTGGGCGAATCAATTAATTTTGATGTGGCTTTTCGGGCTTCTCGTTATGATAAAGGCGATGCAGATTATGTTAATTGCCCTATGAATAAGGAGCAATATCTGCATTTTTGGCAGGAATTATGCAAGGCTGAACAAGCAGAATTAAAAGATTTTGAACGGGAAACGGCAAAGTTTTTTGAGGCGTGTTTGCCTATTGAAGAAATGGCAAAACGCGGGGAAGATACAATGCGTTATGGCCCCCTCAAGCCGGTGGGTTTAACGGATGAGCGCACGGGTGAACGTTTTTATGCGGTTGTACAATTAAGACAGGAAGATAAGGCCGGTCAGCTTTGGAATATGGTAGGGTTTCAAACTAACCTCCGTTGGGGTGAACAAAAGCGAGTTTTTAGTTTGATTCCGGGGTTAGAAAATGCGGACTTTGTAAGGATGGGTGTGATGCACCGCAATACTTTTATTAATGCTCCTGAGTTGCTTTTTTCCACTCTTCAATTTAAGAAGAAACCGACGATTTTAGCAGCCGGTCAATTAACGGGTACGGAGGGTTATACTGCTGCGGCTGCCGGTGGTTGGTTGGCAGGTACAAATGCTGCTCGTCTTGCTTTGGGTAAGGAGGTTTTGCAGTTGCCGGTGACGACTATGATGGGGTCATTATTTGAGTTTATTAGTTCGGCTTCTGTTAAGCATTTTCAACCGATGCCTCCTAATTTTGGAATTTTGCCAGAGTTGGGGGTGAAAATTCGCAATAAACAAGAGCGTTATGGGGCTTATCGAGATCGTTCTTTGGCGGATCTTGAGAGTTGGAAAGCTGCTGTGGCCGGTTAA
- a CDS encoding MASE1 domain-containing protein yields MTFLQNRYGQFLILVAALAVSYFWASVVSAFIPGMDVKAVPVGPPVGIALAALLYNQRLWPGVALGAFFFTFQQSGSIAVAFVVATASTLQAIAGVRLLDKLKFRPSMERPQDVVFLFLAAMVSMLINSTLSALALCLDGLHPWQHFEFLWWSLWVGDVMGVVAISPLLLVGHEWQGGNRNPQRLLEIGFWLSLLVCVGWVVFCSRTRIYIAKYPMEYLPFPLVVWGALRFGRGGTAVGNLIISALAIWGVARGSGPFLKHTNNPSEAFLTLQAFMAVLILTSLVLATAIAGRQRAEQSLRQNQASLANAQRIAQLGNWDLDLEKNLLSWSDEMYRLLGFPPAAFPPNHESFLEFIHPDDRDFVGASIKKAIDDQVLYSIDYRILLPDGQVRIVHEQSEIFLNSSGAAIRITGTVQDITERARAEEFRLAKEAAEEANRAKSAFLANMSHELRTPLNAIIGYSEMLQEEAVDLGEEEFVDDLLKINSAGKQLLSLISDILDLSKIEAGRMQLYIETFKVETLIWEVVTTIEPLLPKNGNTLTVKCPDDIGTAQLDLTKVRQCLLNLLSNATKFTHQGTIVFSISKDEIKDQNFDKSKIPPCLRQAKPTDLATNQSSWIIFSITDTGIGMSPEQVSKVFQPFTQADSSTTRHYGGTGLGLTITQKYCQMMGGDIMVTSELNRGSTFTIYLPAVLSNPALESD; encoded by the coding sequence ATGACCTTCCTCCAGAACAGGTATGGACAATTTTTAATCTTAGTGGCTGCGCTGGCTGTGAGCTATTTTTGGGCATCGGTGGTCTCAGCCTTTATTCCAGGAATGGATGTTAAAGCAGTGCCGGTGGGGCCACCGGTCGGTATTGCTCTGGCCGCACTGCTTTACAATCAACGTCTCTGGCCCGGAGTTGCTCTGGGTGCTTTCTTTTTTACCTTCCAACAGTCAGGATCTATTGCTGTTGCTTTTGTTGTGGCTACTGCCAGCACTTTACAAGCTATTGCCGGAGTCAGGCTGCTGGACAAGCTCAAATTCCGCCCTTCAATGGAACGCCCCCAAGATGTGGTTTTCCTCTTTTTGGCCGCAATGGTGTCAATGCTGATTAATTCCACCCTCAGCGCTCTGGCTCTGTGTCTGGACGGTCTCCACCCTTGGCAGCATTTTGAATTTCTCTGGTGGAGTCTGTGGGTGGGGGATGTTATGGGTGTGGTCGCCATCTCGCCTCTGCTGTTAGTAGGCCATGAGTGGCAAGGCGGCAACCGGAACCCCCAACGCTTACTGGAAATTGGTTTTTGGTTGAGTTTGCTTGTCTGTGTTGGTTGGGTTGTTTTTTGTTCCAGAACTCGCATTTATATCGCAAAATACCCAATGGAGTATTTACCCTTTCCGCTTGTCGTTTGGGGAGCTTTGCGGTTTGGACGCGGCGGAACTGCGGTAGGAAATTTAATTATCTCTGCTTTGGCCATTTGGGGGGTGGCGCGCGGTAGTGGCCCGTTTCTCAAACACACCAATAACCCCAGTGAGGCGTTTTTAACTCTCCAAGCTTTTATGGCGGTTCTCATCCTCACTTCTTTGGTTTTGGCTACTGCTATTGCTGGCCGGCAACGAGCCGAACAATCTCTGCGTCAAAATCAAGCCAGTTTAGCTAATGCTCAACGTATCGCTCAATTGGGAAACTGGGATTTAGACTTAGAAAAAAACCTGCTTTCTTGGTCTGATGAAATGTACCGGCTTTTAGGTTTTCCCCCTGCTGCTTTTCCCCCCAACCACGAGTCTTTTTTAGAATTTATCCATCCTGATGACCGCGATTTTGTTGGGGCTTCTATTAAAAAAGCTATCGATGATCAGGTACTTTATAGTATTGATTACCGCATTCTGCTTCCTGATGGTCAAGTGCGAATTGTTCACGAACAATCGGAAATTTTTCTCAATTCTTCGGGCGCTGCAATACGAATCACCGGCACGGTTCAAGATATTACAGAACGCGCCCGCGCTGAGGAATTTCGTTTAGCAAAAGAAGCTGCTGAAGAAGCAAATCGGGCTAAAAGTGCTTTTTTGGCAAATATGAGTCACGAGTTGCGAACTCCCCTTAATGCGATTATCGGCTATAGTGAAATGCTGCAAGAAGAAGCGGTTGATTTAGGAGAAGAAGAGTTTGTTGATGACTTACTAAAAATTAATTCTGCCGGCAAACAATTGTTATCTTTGATTAGCGATATTTTGGATTTATCTAAAATTGAAGCCGGTCGAATGCAGCTTTATATAGAAACTTTTAAAGTGGAAACTTTGATTTGGGAAGTGGTGACGACTATTGAGCCTTTACTTCCTAAAAATGGAAATACCCTCACCGTGAAATGTCCTGATGATATTGGTACAGCCCAACTCGATTTAACAAAAGTCCGTCAGTGTTTGCTAAATCTTTTGAGTAATGCCACAAAGTTTACCCATCAAGGCACAATTGTTTTTTCTATTAGTAAGGATGAAATCAAAGACCAAAACTTTGACAAATCGAAAATTCCTCCTTGTCTACGCCAGGCTAAACCAACAGATTTGGCGACAAATCAAAGTTCTTGGATTATTTTTTCTATCACGGATACCGGCATTGGTATGAGTCCAGAACAAGTTTCTAAGGTTTTCCAGCCTTTCACTCAAGCTGACTCCTCCACCACCCGTCATTATGGGGGCACCGGCCTGGGATTAACTATTACTCAAAAATACTGCCAAATGATGGGAGGTGATATTATGGTGACGAGTGAATTAAATCGCGGTTCAACTTTTACTATTTATTTGCCTGCTGTTCTTTCTAATCCTGCCTTAGAATCTGATTAA
- the rpsP gene encoding 30S ribosomal protein S16, with translation MIRLRLKRFGKKREVSYRIVAVHSTSRRDGRPLEELGFYNPRTDEVKLKTEAIITRLKQGAQPTQTVRNLLTKQKVFELLSGEATSNA, from the coding sequence ATGATTAGATTGCGCTTAAAGCGATTCGGCAAAAAAAGAGAAGTCAGCTATCGTATCGTCGCCGTACACAGCACCTCACGCCGTGATGGCCGGCCCCTAGAAGAACTTGGCTTTTATAACCCCAGAACCGATGAAGTAAAACTGAAAACAGAAGCTATCATCACCCGCCTCAAACAAGGCGCCCAGCCCACACAAACCGTGAGAAACCTCCTCACCAAACAAAAAGTTTTTGAGCTACTAAGCGGCGAAGCTACCTCAAATGCCTGA